A genomic window from Desulfovibrio sp. X2 includes:
- the polX gene encoding DNA polymerase/3'-5' exonuclease PolX: MPAHNADIARIFRNVAEYLEINGANAFRVRAYENAARTVESMARDVADMVAADEDLSGLPGIGEDLAKKIREIVDTGSLPLLEKLRAENPPGLLELLRVEGLGPKRVGILREKLGVESLDDLRKAVDSGAVRDLEGFGEKSEAKIGRALSALEKGRVTHEMSRMRLDEAEGFALPLLDHIRAVEGVVRAEPAGSLRRRKETVGDLDMVAVCDDPEKGPARVMDAFAAYDRVEEVVSKGETRATVRLRNGPSADLRVVPAESFGAALHYLTGSKAHNVRLRGMAEDQGCKVNEYGVFRGEERVAGETEEDLYAFFGMDFIPPELREDTGELEAARKHRLPALVTLADMRGDLHAHTDASDGRAGLEEMAEAARSRGYDYLAITDHSQAVTVAHGLDADRLAALIDAVDRVNDGLSGITLLKGCEVDILEDGSLDLPDSILKRLDLTVCSVHSRFGLPRDAQTERIVRAMDNPHFTILGHPTGRLIGKREPYAVNMERVIAAAAERGVFLELNAHPERLDLDDRHCRAAKEAGVLVAVSTDAHSPGGLDTMRFGLGQARRGWLEAKDVLNTRSLRELKKLLKR, from the coding sequence ATGCCTGCGCACAACGCGGACATCGCCCGCATCTTCCGCAACGTCGCCGAATACCTCGAGATAAACGGCGCCAACGCATTCCGCGTGCGGGCCTACGAGAACGCGGCCAGGACCGTGGAGTCCATGGCCCGCGACGTGGCCGACATGGTCGCGGCCGACGAAGACCTCTCCGGGCTGCCCGGCATCGGAGAGGACCTGGCCAAGAAGATCCGCGAGATCGTGGACACGGGCTCGCTGCCGCTGCTCGAAAAGCTGCGCGCCGAGAACCCGCCCGGCCTGCTGGAACTTTTGCGGGTGGAAGGCCTCGGCCCCAAGCGCGTGGGCATCCTGCGCGAGAAGCTCGGCGTGGAAAGCCTCGACGACCTCCGCAAGGCCGTGGATTCCGGCGCCGTCCGCGACCTCGAGGGCTTCGGCGAGAAGAGCGAGGCCAAGATCGGCCGTGCCCTTTCCGCCCTGGAAAAGGGCCGCGTGACCCACGAGATGAGCCGCATGCGCCTGGACGAGGCCGAAGGCTTCGCCCTGCCCCTGCTCGACCACATCCGCGCGGTCGAGGGTGTCGTCCGCGCGGAGCCGGCCGGATCGCTGCGCCGCCGCAAGGAGACCGTGGGCGACCTGGACATGGTGGCCGTGTGCGACGATCCCGAAAAGGGGCCCGCCCGCGTCATGGACGCCTTCGCCGCCTACGACCGCGTGGAGGAGGTCGTCTCCAAGGGCGAGACGCGCGCCACGGTCCGCCTCAGAAACGGCCCCTCGGCCGACCTGCGCGTCGTGCCCGCCGAGAGCTTCGGCGCGGCCCTGCACTACCTCACCGGCTCCAAGGCCCACAACGTGCGCCTGCGCGGCATGGCCGAGGACCAGGGCTGCAAGGTCAACGAGTACGGCGTCTTCAGGGGCGAGGAACGGGTCGCGGGAGAGACCGAGGAGGACCTCTACGCCTTCTTCGGCATGGACTTCATCCCGCCCGAGCTGCGCGAGGACACGGGCGAGCTCGAGGCGGCCCGAAAACACCGCCTGCCCGCCCTCGTCACCCTCGCGGACATGCGCGGCGACCTGCACGCCCACACAGACGCCTCGGACGGCCGCGCTGGCCTCGAGGAGATGGCCGAGGCCGCCCGCAGCCGCGGCTACGACTACCTGGCCATAACCGACCACTCCCAGGCCGTGACCGTGGCCCACGGCCTGGACGCCGACCGCCTGGCCGCGCTCATCGACGCCGTCGACCGCGTGAACGACGGGCTCTCCGGCATCACCCTGCTCAAGGGCTGCGAGGTGGACATTCTCGAGGACGGCAGCCTGGACCTGCCCGACTCCATCCTGAAACGCCTCGACCTCACCGTCTGCTCCGTGCACTCCAGGTTCGGCCTGCCGCGCGACGCGCAGACCGAGCGCATCGTCCGCGCCATGGACAACCCGCACTTCACCATCCTCGGCCACCCCACCGGCCGCCTCATCGGCAAACGCGAACCCTACGCCGTGAACATGGAGCGGGTCATCGCGGCCGCCGCCGAGCGCGGCGTCTTCCTCGAACTCAACGCCCACCCCGAGCGCCTCGACCTCGACGACCGCCACTGCCGCGCCGCCAAGGAGGCGGGCGTCCTCGTGGCCGTCTCCACGGACGCCCACAGCCCGGGCGGCCTCGACACCATGCGCTTCGGCCTCGGCCAGGCCAGGCGAGGCTGGCTGGAGGCCAAGGACGTGCTCAACACGAGGAGCCTTCGGGAGCTGAAGAAGCTGCTGAAGCGGTAG
- a CDS encoding Fpg/Nei family DNA glycosylase, giving the protein MPELPDVEVFRRYLEATALHKRIESVQDLETGLLDGVSANDLRRAIEEHALEETARHGKHLLARIPGDGWLALHFGMTGRLKYHKLADSAPEHVCMRLALENGYDLDYACTRKLGRIGLAASPDALAREQGLGPDALDPGLSGSGFARLLAGRRGMLKTALMDQSLLAGIGNVYSDEILFQLSLHPRTPVDTLDEAGLKRLHATLRQVLEQAVENGADPARMPDTMLTAHRHRDGCCPKCSGKLETIKVSGRSAVFCPACQKTGS; this is encoded by the coding sequence ATGCCGGAACTGCCCGACGTGGAGGTCTTTCGCCGCTATCTGGAAGCAACGGCCCTGCACAAGCGCATCGAGTCCGTGCAGGACCTCGAGACGGGGTTGCTGGACGGCGTCTCCGCGAACGACCTGCGCCGGGCGATAGAGGAGCATGCCCTGGAGGAGACCGCGCGCCACGGCAAGCACCTCCTGGCGCGCATCCCGGGCGACGGCTGGCTCGCCCTGCACTTCGGAATGACCGGCCGCCTCAAGTACCACAAGCTGGCCGACTCGGCCCCGGAGCACGTCTGCATGCGCCTGGCCCTCGAGAACGGCTACGACCTGGACTACGCCTGCACCAGGAAGCTCGGCCGCATAGGGCTCGCCGCCTCGCCGGACGCGCTGGCGCGCGAGCAGGGTCTCGGGCCGGACGCACTGGATCCCGGGCTCTCCGGGAGCGGCTTCGCCCGGCTCCTGGCCGGGCGGCGCGGAATGCTCAAGACCGCGCTCATGGACCAGTCCCTCCTGGCCGGGATCGGCAACGTCTATTCGGACGAGATCCTCTTCCAGCTCTCCCTGCATCCCAGGACCCCGGTCGACACCCTGGACGAGGCCGGGCTTAAGCGGCTGCACGCGACCCTGCGCCAGGTCCTCGAGCAGGCCGTGGAGAACGGCGCGGACCCGGCCCGCATGCCGGACACCATGCTCACGGCGCATCGCCACCGCGACGGCTGCTGCCCGAAATGCTCCGGCAAGCTCGAAACGATCAAGGTCTCCGGACGCAGCGCCGTCTTCTGCCCAGCCTGCCAGAAGACGGGGAGCTAG
- a CDS encoding metal ABC transporter substrate-binding protein, translated as MRSHTPSTPARLLVPALAALSALLLLAPFPARAAGPLRVVATFSILGDMVKNVAGDRVELATLVGPDTDTHVYEPTPSDARTLAKADLVFVNGLGFEGWMDRLVESSGCKGQVVVVSKGVKPRTMIDEDEGGKEVVDPHAWQDLTNGAIYVANIEKALVKADPANAAFYTANAEAYLKKIKETDDWVRAEFAAIPAPRRRIITSHDAFGYFGQAYGVIMLAPEGFSTDAEASARGVSRLIRQIRSEKISALFVENMSDPRLIERIAKETGVRPGGELYSDALSRPGEGAATYLEMFRNNVTKMVAAMTGSK; from the coding sequence ATGCGCAGCCATACGCCTTCCACCCCCGCCCGGCTCCTCGTCCCGGCCCTCGCCGCCCTGTCCGCCCTTCTCCTGCTCGCGCCGTTCCCCGCGCGGGCGGCCGGACCGCTTCGCGTGGTGGCCACCTTCTCCATCCTCGGCGACATGGTGAAGAACGTGGCCGGGGACCGCGTGGAGCTTGCCACCCTGGTCGGACCGGACACGGACACCCACGTCTACGAGCCCACCCCGAGCGACGCCAGGACCCTGGCCAAGGCCGACCTGGTCTTCGTCAACGGCCTCGGCTTCGAGGGCTGGATGGACCGGCTGGTGGAAAGCTCCGGCTGCAAGGGGCAGGTGGTCGTGGTGAGCAAAGGCGTGAAGCCGCGCACCATGATCGACGAGGACGAGGGCGGCAAGGAGGTCGTCGACCCGCACGCCTGGCAGGACCTGACCAACGGCGCCATCTACGTGGCCAACATCGAGAAGGCCCTGGTCAAGGCCGATCCGGCGAACGCCGCCTTCTACACGGCCAACGCCGAGGCCTACCTGAAGAAGATCAAGGAGACGGACGACTGGGTGCGGGCCGAGTTCGCGGCCATCCCGGCGCCCAGGCGCAGGATCATCACCTCGCACGACGCCTTCGGCTACTTCGGCCAGGCCTACGGCGTGATCATGCTCGCGCCCGAGGGCTTTTCCACCGATGCCGAGGCCTCGGCCAGGGGCGTGAGCCGTCTCATCCGGCAGATCAGGAGCGAGAAGATCTCCGCCCTGTTCGTGGAGAACATGAGCGACCCGCGCCTCATCGAGCGCATCGCCAAGGAGACCGGCGTGCGCCCCGGCGGCGAGCTGTACTCCGACGCCCTGTCCAGGCCGGGCGAGGGCGCCGCGACCTACCTCGAGATGTTCAGGAACAACGTGACCAAGATGGTCGCGGCCATGACCGGCAGCAAGTAG
- a CDS encoding NADH:flavin oxidoreductase, translating into MKTLFDPIRIGGIALRNRLVRSATWERMADEAGRPTDRLVEVYEELADGGVGMIITSATHVTPVAGVLPGILGLYDDALIEGHARLAAAAHARGCPIVLQATFAGRNGERWNALTPSRAEIAELVEAYGDAARRAKLAGYDGVQIHSAHGFFLSGFLNPAVNVRTDEYGGSPENRTRMLLSIFRAMRRAVGDDFPVLVKIDSTNFDGPAEGKDAVFEGCLHACEALAAEGLAAVEVSGMGGAMLQTPKLPYEESVFRDQAAQIAARITGKFGVPVGMVGLNKTPAVMRGVLEKTDVAFFSLARALLREPALPAEWAAGRDSPAECISCNACYQDSGNACVFR; encoded by the coding sequence ATGAAAACGCTTTTCGATCCGATACGAATCGGCGGCATCGCGCTGCGCAACAGGCTCGTGCGCTCCGCCACCTGGGAGCGCATGGCGGACGAGGCCGGGCGGCCCACCGACCGCCTGGTGGAGGTCTACGAGGAGCTGGCCGACGGCGGCGTGGGGATGATCATCACCAGCGCCACGCACGTCACGCCGGTGGCGGGCGTGCTGCCCGGCATCCTGGGGCTCTACGACGACGCGCTGATCGAGGGCCACGCGCGCCTGGCCGCAGCCGCGCACGCGAGGGGCTGCCCCATCGTGCTGCAGGCCACCTTCGCCGGGAGAAACGGCGAGCGCTGGAACGCGCTCACGCCGAGCCGGGCGGAGATCGCGGAACTCGTCGAGGCATACGGCGACGCGGCCCGCAGGGCGAAGCTCGCGGGCTACGACGGCGTGCAGATCCACAGCGCGCACGGCTTTTTCCTGAGCGGCTTCCTGAACCCGGCCGTGAACGTGCGCACGGACGAGTACGGCGGCTCGCCGGAGAACAGGACGCGCATGCTGCTCTCCATCTTCCGCGCCATGCGCCGCGCCGTGGGCGACGACTTCCCCGTCCTGGTGAAGATCGACTCCACGAACTTCGACGGCCCGGCAGAGGGAAAAGACGCCGTCTTCGAGGGCTGCCTGCACGCCTGCGAGGCGCTCGCGGCCGAGGGCCTCGCCGCCGTGGAGGTGAGCGGCATGGGCGGGGCCATGCTCCAGACGCCCAAGCTTCCCTACGAGGAATCGGTGTTCCGGGACCAGGCCGCGCAGATCGCGGCCAGGATCACCGGGAAGTTCGGCGTGCCGGTGGGCATGGTGGGACTGAACAAGACTCCGGCGGTGATGCGCGGGGTATTGGAGAAGACGGACGTGGCCTTCTTCTCGCTGGCCCGCGCCCTGCTGCGCGAGCCCGCCCTGCCTGCCGAGTGGGCCGCCGGGCGCGATTCGCCCGCCGAGTGCATCTCGTGCAACGCCTGCTACCAGGATTCGGGCAACGCCTGCGTGTTCCGCTAG
- a CDS encoding cupin domain-containing protein, whose protein sequence is MEKVDLAQKFSLFTEHWSPRVVGELNDSYIKLAKLKGEFVWHHHDGEDEMFLVVKGRLVIRFRDGDVDLGPGELIVIPRGVEHMPVAEEEAQVMLIEPKTTLNTGNVTNERTVAELKRI, encoded by the coding sequence ATGGAAAAGGTCGATCTCGCGCAGAAGTTCTCCCTGTTCACGGAGCACTGGAGCCCCCGCGTCGTCGGGGAGCTGAACGACTCCTACATCAAGCTGGCCAAGCTCAAGGGCGAGTTCGTCTGGCACCACCACGACGGCGAGGACGAGATGTTTCTCGTGGTCAAGGGCAGGCTCGTGATCCGCTTCAGGGACGGGGACGTGGATCTCGGCCCCGGCGAGCTCATCGTCATCCCGCGCGGGGTGGAGCACATGCCCGTGGCCGAGGAAGAGGCGCAGGTCATGCTCATCGAGCCCAAGACGACGCTGAACACCGGCAACGTGACCAACGAGCGGACCGTCGCCGAGCTCAAGCGGATATAG
- a CDS encoding ABC transporter ATP-binding protein/permease, translating into MKETLRVLRDIWRLARPYWFSEDRWPGRGLLAVIVSMSLGLVFLNVLFNKWNNAFYDTLQNHDLKGFYHQLGIFGVLAASYITVAVYQLYLRQMLQIRWRRWLTERYLGEWLGDKVYYGLQMRNGDTDNPDQRIADDIGLFIEQTLTLSLGFLESVVTLVSFTSILWMLSGTLSIALFGHALRVPGYMVWVAVVYAIVGTWLTKRVGHPLIRLDYDQQRYEADFRFSLVRLRENAEGVALYGGEKDEAGLFSERFGHVVRNWWEIMKRRKRLAWLTTGYGQLAVVFPFLAAAPRYFSGALQLGGLMQTASAFGNFQGALSWFVAAYPQLAQWKATADRLTHFTQAMDEARDGARTLREKGGVLVRRTGADERLRVRDVALDLPDGRPLLSNISFTLAPGGSLLVTGPSGAGKSTLVRAIAGLWPHGRGRIELPASGRMLFLPQKPYLPVGTLRAAVSYPVPAGGFDDEDVREALTACGLSRLAGHLDDARYWAQELSPGEQQRLAFARMLLQRQDWLFLDEASSALDEPGEKALYALLRERLPRAAILSVGHRGTLRAFHEHSLVLEPLAEVAGASPAARERPETEEAGLEKPATVEIG; encoded by the coding sequence GTGAAGGAGACCCTGCGCGTGCTGCGCGACATCTGGCGTCTTGCCAGGCCCTACTGGTTTTCCGAGGACCGCTGGCCGGGCCGCGGGCTCCTGGCGGTGATCGTGTCCATGAGCCTCGGGCTCGTGTTCCTGAACGTGCTCTTCAACAAGTGGAACAACGCCTTCTACGACACGCTGCAGAACCACGACCTGAAAGGCTTCTACCACCAGCTCGGCATCTTCGGCGTGCTCGCGGCCAGCTACATCACGGTGGCGGTCTACCAGCTCTACCTGCGCCAGATGCTGCAGATCCGCTGGCGGCGCTGGCTCACGGAGCGGTACCTGGGCGAGTGGCTGGGGGACAAGGTCTACTACGGGCTGCAGATGCGCAACGGCGACACGGACAACCCGGACCAGCGCATCGCGGACGACATCGGGCTGTTCATCGAGCAGACCCTGACCCTCTCGCTCGGCTTCCTCGAGTCCGTGGTCACGCTCGTCTCCTTCACGAGCATCCTGTGGATGCTCTCCGGCACGCTCTCCATCGCGCTCTTCGGCCATGCGCTGCGCGTGCCCGGGTACATGGTCTGGGTGGCCGTGGTCTACGCCATCGTGGGCACCTGGCTGACCAAGCGGGTGGGCCATCCGCTGATCCGGCTGGACTACGACCAGCAGCGCTACGAGGCGGACTTCCGCTTCTCGCTCGTCCGGCTTCGCGAGAACGCCGAAGGCGTGGCGCTCTACGGCGGCGAGAAGGACGAGGCCGGGCTCTTCTCCGAGCGCTTCGGCCACGTGGTGCGCAACTGGTGGGAGATCATGAAGCGGCGCAAGCGGCTCGCCTGGCTGACCACGGGCTACGGCCAGCTGGCCGTGGTCTTCCCCTTCCTGGCCGCGGCGCCGCGCTACTTCTCCGGGGCCCTCCAGCTCGGCGGGCTCATGCAGACGGCCTCGGCCTTCGGCAACTTCCAGGGCGCGCTCAGCTGGTTCGTGGCCGCCTACCCGCAGCTGGCGCAGTGGAAGGCCACGGCGGACCGGCTGACCCACTTCACGCAGGCCATGGACGAGGCCAGGGACGGGGCGCGCACCCTCCGGGAGAAGGGCGGCGTGCTCGTGCGCCGCACGGGCGCGGACGAGCGGCTGCGCGTGCGCGACGTGGCGCTCGACCTGCCGGACGGCAGGCCGCTGCTCTCGAACATCTCCTTCACCCTGGCGCCGGGCGGGAGCCTGCTCGTGACCGGGCCTTCGGGCGCGGGCAAGAGCACGCTCGTGCGCGCCATCGCCGGGCTCTGGCCGCACGGCCGGGGGCGGATCGAGCTGCCCGCCTCGGGCCGGATGCTCTTCCTGCCGCAAAAGCCCTACCTGCCCGTGGGCACGCTGCGCGCCGCGGTGAGCTATCCGGTTCCGGCCGGGGGCTTCGACGACGAGGACGTGCGGGAGGCGCTCACGGCCTGCGGGCTCTCGCGTCTGGCGGGCCACCTGGACGACGCCCGCTACTGGGCGCAGGAGCTCTCGCCGGGCGAGCAGCAGCGGCTGGCCTTCGCGCGCATGCTGTTGCAGCGGCAGGACTGGCTGTTTTTGGACGAGGCCAGCTCGGCCCTGGACGAGCCGGGCGAGAAGGCGCTCTACGCGCTCCTGCGCGAGCGGCTGCCGCGGGCGGCCATCCTCAGCGTGGGGCATCGCGGCACGCTCAGGGCCTTTCACGAGCACAGCCTGGTGCTCGAGCCGCTGGCCGAGGTGGCGGGCGCGTCCCCGGCCGCCCGGGAGCGCCCGGAGACGGAGGAGGCCGGGCTCGAAAAGCCCGCCACGGTGGAGATCGGCTAG
- the tgt gene encoding tRNA guanosine(34) transglycosylase Tgt, with the protein MQQPGTFTIHARDGFARRASLATAHGVVQTPMFMPVGTVGSVKAVCPADLRAAGAQMILGNTYHLYLRPGDELVARRGGLHRFMGWDGPILTDSGGFQVFSLSDLRRLGEDGVEFRSHLDGSRHLFTPEKVVSIQRNLGSDVMMVLDECPPGGSNRDYAAESLALTERWAARCRAAYPAGTGDQMLFGIVQGGIFEDLREESLAGLARIGFEGYALGGLSVGEAKADMYRIMAHMGPKLPDDRPRYLMGVGTPMDILTGIECGIDMFDCVMPTRNARNGTLFTSFGKVNIKRSEFREDDRPLDPACSCYTCRTFSRAYLRHLFAAKEILSLRLNSIHNLHYFLDLAARARAAIEAGTFAEYKASVAAAYPDDRP; encoded by the coding sequence ATGCAGCAGCCCGGAACCTTCACCATCCACGCGCGCGACGGCTTCGCGCGGCGCGCGAGCCTCGCCACGGCCCACGGGGTCGTGCAGACCCCCATGTTCATGCCCGTGGGCACGGTGGGATCGGTCAAGGCGGTCTGCCCGGCGGACCTGCGCGCGGCCGGGGCACAGATGATCCTGGGCAACACCTACCATCTCTACCTGCGCCCGGGCGACGAGCTGGTGGCGCGGCGCGGCGGGCTGCACCGCTTCATGGGCTGGGACGGCCCCATCCTCACGGATTCCGGGGGGTTCCAGGTCTTCAGCCTGTCGGACCTCCGGCGCCTGGGCGAGGACGGCGTGGAGTTCCGCTCGCATCTGGACGGCTCGCGCCACCTCTTCACCCCGGAGAAGGTCGTCTCCATTCAGCGCAACCTGGGCTCGGACGTGATGATGGTCCTGGACGAGTGCCCTCCGGGCGGCTCGAACCGCGACTACGCGGCCGAGTCCCTGGCGCTGACCGAGCGCTGGGCCGCGCGCTGCCGGGCGGCCTATCCCGCGGGCACGGGCGACCAGATGCTCTTCGGCATCGTGCAGGGCGGCATCTTCGAGGACCTGCGCGAGGAGAGCCTCGCGGGGCTCGCGCGCATCGGCTTCGAGGGCTATGCGCTGGGCGGCCTCTCCGTGGGCGAGGCCAAGGCGGACATGTACCGCATCATGGCCCACATGGGGCCGAAGCTGCCGGACGACCGGCCGCGCTACCTCATGGGCGTGGGCACGCCCATGGACATCCTGACCGGCATCGAGTGCGGCATCGACATGTTCGACTGCGTGATGCCCACGCGCAACGCGCGCAACGGCACGCTGTTCACGAGCTTCGGCAAGGTCAACATCAAGCGCTCCGAGTTCCGCGAGGACGACCGCCCGCTGGACCCGGCCTGCTCCTGCTACACCTGCCGCACCTTCTCGCGCGCCTACCTGCGCCACCTCTTCGCGGCCAAGGAGATCCTCTCCCTGCGCCTGAACTCCATCCACAACCTGCACTATTTCCTGGACCTCGCGGCGCGGGCCCGCGCGGCCATCGAGGCCGGGACCTTCGCCGAGTACAAGGCCTCCGTGGCCGCCGCCTATCCGGACGACCGGCCCTAG
- a CDS encoding TraR/DksA C4-type zinc finger protein: MLTQSQIEEMRNLLENGLRELREEAGRLEEQRLRLSAPEVEYEERSRKDTGQLALEEQERLARDREKEMDDALLRIGAGTYGTCLACGRDISMQRLRAVPWTLHCRDCAAAEEGGPGPAESVEEPLRPAPILPYRFQGMDDAALAAAAQDELHGDGRVETVELSLRVENGQVLLGGVLPSDRQHALLLSLLEDDLGLQVVVDEVRVDRTAFERRDRAPGRAERPPRPEEVMIEGEVEPEDPYRSVREGAETSPADRMVPEKEEK; this comes from the coding sequence ATGCTCACGCAATCACAGATCGAGGAAATGCGGAACCTTCTGGAAAACGGCCTGCGCGAACTGCGCGAGGAGGCCGGAAGGCTCGAGGAGCAACGCCTGCGCCTTTCCGCGCCCGAGGTGGAATACGAGGAGCGCAGCCGCAAGGACACGGGACAGCTCGCGCTCGAGGAGCAGGAACGGCTCGCCCGCGACCGAGAGAAGGAGATGGACGACGCGCTGCTGCGCATCGGCGCGGGCACCTACGGCACCTGCCTGGCCTGCGGCCGCGACATCTCCATGCAGCGCCTGCGCGCGGTGCCCTGGACCCTGCACTGCCGCGACTGCGCGGCCGCCGAAGAGGGAGGCCCAGGCCCCGCCGAATCCGTGGAAGAGCCCCTGCGCCCCGCCCCGATCCTGCCCTACAGGTTCCAGGGGATGGACGACGCGGCCCTGGCCGCGGCCGCGCAGGACGAGCTGCACGGAGACGGCCGCGTGGAGACCGTGGAACTCTCGCTGCGGGTGGAGAACGGCCAGGTACTCCTCGGCGGCGTGCTGCCGAGCGACCGCCAGCACGCCCTCCTGCTCTCGCTGCTCGAGGACGATCTGGGCCTTCAGGTCGTGGTGGACGAGGTGCGCGTGGACCGCACGGCCTTCGAGCGCCGCGACCGCGCACCGGGCAGGGCGGAGCGCCCCCCGCGGCCCGAGGAGGTCATGATCGAGGGCGAGGTGGAGCCGGAGGACCCGTACCGCTCGGTGCGCGAAGGGGCCGAGACCTCGCCCGCGGACAGGATGGTGCCCGAAAAGGAAGAGAAATGA
- a CDS encoding VOC family protein: MSNKVKYVHTGLIARDWRRMVAFYVEVFGFTRTDNHIDASGEIAEELTNIPEVAIRGTHLGFPGCPGVTMEILEYAPPVYRAGESAVNDQGFTHLAFEVASIPEVLEKMRAHGCDTLGEEACMECPDGRTLTLVFARDPEGNVIELQSFAD; this comes from the coding sequence ATGAGCAACAAAGTGAAGTATGTCCATACAGGACTCATTGCGCGCGATTGGAGGCGCATGGTCGCCTTCTACGTGGAAGTCTTCGGCTTCACGCGCACGGACAACCATATCGATGCGTCCGGTGAGATCGCCGAGGAGCTGACCAACATTCCCGAAGTGGCCATCCGCGGCACGCACCTCGGCTTTCCGGGCTGCCCGGGCGTGACCATGGAGATCCTCGAGTACGCCCCGCCCGTCTACCGCGCCGGGGAAAGCGCGGTGAACGACCAGGGCTTCACCCACCTCGCCTTCGAGGTCGCCTCCATCCCCGAGGTGCTGGAGAAGATGCGCGCGCACGGCTGCGACACCCTCGGCGAGGAGGCTTGCATGGAGTGCCCGGACGGCCGCACCCTGACCCTCGTCTTCGCCCGCGATCCCGAGGGCAACGTCATCGAGCTGCAAAGCTTCGCCGACTAG
- a CDS encoding DUF169 domain-containing protein → MSQTDYARLQDVLMKELRLMHYPIAIKYFFDAAELERFKKEAEYYQPVKPLTFCQAEIGARMEGISVLMEEEKLGCTNAKFVFGWKGMDEGEVKSHSKYASDLEQAGRFVATKPRLPEGKLLAVAVTPLAATLFDPDVIHFYCDNMQAYHLLGDWMAVRDIHPLRPNLTVNSAACGGNVYVHDTGLANLYLACSGSYNSGKTERGEINVSIPGKDLPAMVARLEKRIADKGGAAITRLGEPFPGADICKNCPLITFTKGKAPEA, encoded by the coding sequence ATGTCCCAGACCGATTACGCGCGCCTGCAGGATGTCCTGATGAAGGAACTGCGGCTCATGCACTACCCCATCGCCATCAAGTACTTCTTCGATGCCGCCGAGCTCGAGCGCTTCAAGAAGGAGGCGGAATACTACCAGCCGGTCAAGCCCCTGACCTTCTGCCAGGCCGAGATCGGCGCGCGCATGGAGGGCATCTCCGTGCTCATGGAGGAGGAGAAGCTCGGCTGCACCAACGCCAAGTTCGTCTTCGGCTGGAAGGGCATGGACGAGGGCGAGGTCAAGAGCCACTCCAAGTACGCGAGCGACCTCGAGCAGGCCGGGCGCTTCGTGGCCACCAAGCCCCGCCTGCCGGAAGGCAAGCTCCTGGCCGTGGCCGTCACGCCGCTTGCCGCCACCCTCTTCGACCCCGACGTCATCCACTTCTACTGCGACAACATGCAGGCCTACCACCTGCTCGGCGACTGGATGGCCGTGCGCGACATCCACCCCCTGCGCCCCAACCTGACCGTCAACTCCGCGGCCTGCGGCGGCAACGTCTACGTGCACGACACAGGCCTGGCCAACCTCTACCTGGCCTGCAGCGGCAGCTACAACTCCGGCAAGACCGAGCGCGGCGAGATCAACGTCTCCATCCCCGGCAAGGACCTGCCCGCCATGGTCGCGCGCCTGGAAAAGCGCATCGCCGACAAGGGCGGAGCCGCCATCACCCGCCTGGGCGAACCCTTCCCCGGCGCCGACATCTGCAAGAACTGCCCGCTCATCACCTTCACCAAGGGCAAGGCGCCCGAGGCCTAG